The genomic DNA AGGGCGGAGGCCCTGAGGGGGATTCCTCGCCGTGTTCCCCTTGACGTCATTGTGCCGACTCCAGAGGAAACAGCACTGCTTGAGAGAGAGGGATCGCCGTTCATACAGGAAGTCCTCAGCACGGGGAAAGTGGTCTATGAGCAAGAACCCCTGGTTTGACTATGCGCAGGAAGATT from Candidatus Caldatribacterium sp. includes the following:
- a CDS encoding nucleotidyltransferase domain-containing protein, producing RAEALRGIPRRVPLDVIVPTPEETALLEREGSPFIQEVLSTGKVVYEQEPLV